One window of the Flavobacteriaceae bacterium YJPT1-3 genome contains the following:
- a CDS encoding nuclear transport factor 2 family protein, with amino-acid sequence MLNSQAQNSKAERIVQSNLDAYNAHDIDAFMSFFSEDVHLVNFDDQQVTAEGIEAVRAIYEPYFEASPELHSKILTRIVFDNKVIDHEYITGRYGNNDALELVLIYEVMHNKISQITVLREEE; translated from the coding sequence ATGCTCAATTCACAGGCGCAAAATTCCAAAGCAGAACGCATTGTACAAAGCAACCTCGATGCCTATAATGCCCATGATATTGACGCTTTTATGAGTTTTTTCTCAGAAGACGTTCACCTTGTTAATTTTGATGATCAACAAGTCACAGCAGAAGGTATTGAAGCCGTTAGGGCCATCTACGAACCGTATTTCGAGGCGTCACCGGAACTTCATTCGAAGATCCTGACGCGTATTGTCTTTGACAATAAAGTTATTGATCACGAGTACATCACGGGAAGATATGGGAATAATGATGCGCTCGAACTCGTTTTGATCTACGAAGTCATGCACAATAAGATCAGTCAGATTACGGTGCTACGGGAGGAAGAATGA